Proteins found in one Deinococcus apachensis DSM 19763 genomic segment:
- a CDS encoding SMP-30/gluconolactonase/LRE family protein, translating into MPPRKAALLLLAAAALTGCGALPRPAEVTRYILPDTPTNAGAVFPEGVALRPDTRNFYVTSTTDGTVYRGTLGTPTTEVFLPGGADGRTTAVGLKADGAGRLFIAGGSTGKMFSYDANTGALLRAYSTPTGASFINDVALAGDYAYFTDSLRPVIFRVPRTAGTGGSGAAEAWLDVSTTIPYSTAPGAFNLNGIAATPDGQYLIVVQSYNGKLFRIGVTDRSVAPVQIDGSVVNGDGILLDGQTLYVVRNADKIIVPISLAADFASGTIGTPFSDASLRYPTTIAQTDGRLLVVNSQFNRRGPGLTPELPFTVSSVPIPGK; encoded by the coding sequence ATGCCTCCGCGCAAAGCTGCTCTGCTGCTCCTCGCCGCTGCCGCTCTGACGGGTTGTGGCGCCCTCCCCCGTCCCGCCGAGGTCACCCGCTACATCCTTCCCGACACGCCGACCAATGCGGGCGCCGTGTTCCCCGAGGGCGTGGCGCTTCGGCCGGATACCAGGAACTTTTACGTGACCAGCACGACGGATGGTACGGTCTACCGCGGCACCCTCGGCACCCCCACCACAGAAGTGTTCCTGCCGGGCGGCGCGGATGGGCGCACCACCGCCGTGGGGCTGAAGGCGGACGGGGCGGGCCGCCTGTTCATCGCGGGGGGCAGCACCGGCAAGATGTTCTCGTACGACGCGAACACCGGGGCGCTGCTGCGGGCCTACAGCACGCCGACGGGCGCGAGCTTTATCAACGACGTGGCGTTGGCGGGCGACTACGCGTATTTCACGGACTCGCTGCGGCCGGTCATCTTCCGGGTGCCCAGGACGGCGGGGACGGGGGGCAGCGGCGCGGCCGAGGCGTGGCTGGACGTGAGCACGACCATTCCGTACTCGACGGCCCCTGGCGCCTTCAACCTCAACGGCATCGCGGCGACGCCCGACGGCCAGTACCTGATTGTGGTGCAGTCGTACAACGGCAAGCTGTTCCGCATCGGGGTGACCGACCGCTCGGTGGCGCCTGTTCAGATTGACGGGAGCGTCGTGAACGGCGACGGCATTCTGCTCGACGGCCAGACGCTGTACGTGGTGCGGAACGCGGACAAGATCATCGTGCCGATCTCGCTCGCAGCGGACTTCGCCAGCGGCACCATCGGGACGCCCTTCTCGGACGCGAGCTTGCGCTACCCCACCACCATCGCCCAGACGGACGGGCGGCTGCTCGTCGTGAATTCGCAGTTCAACAGGCGCGGGCCTGGCTTGACGCCCGAATTGCCCTTCACGGTGTCGAGTGTGCCCATCCCCGGGAAATGA
- a CDS encoding MFS transporter, which yields MWAVFGVVVLYYAPLYMREVGLTSPQIGWVGSITLACSFVFQVLAAPVTNRLGRKRATLLADLISWTLPMFVWAVARSFEAFVLAAVLNAVVRIASVSWSLLTIEDVEQSQRARVLGILNLIVAGCGLLTPLIGLPMSRYGVVPTMSVFYALGGVGMTVMFLWRNAITQETQVGQAAIQEHRELHPWQSVSLTLRQVLAMRQHPGLPAVVAFYTLSVFLEQLGLFQILFYREALGFSVGALSWVPVATAAVTALMYGLVLRRLAGVPAERTLVGTRVLGLVGAALVLLIPAGNLAVLLGVVCVLSAATFLTQTYRDAVLFGRLPQRGGADLYSGVQLLSLLLSIPAAGLGGLLYHGQPRVLFEVIALLNVGLLLLAMGLARTRTATAG from the coding sequence TTGTGGGCGGTCTTCGGCGTCGTGGTGCTCTACTACGCGCCCCTGTACATGCGCGAGGTGGGCCTGACGAGCCCCCAGATCGGGTGGGTGGGCTCGATCACGCTGGCCTGCTCCTTCGTGTTTCAGGTGCTGGCCGCGCCGGTCACCAACCGCCTGGGCCGCAAGCGGGCCACCCTGCTCGCCGACCTGATCTCGTGGACCCTGCCGATGTTCGTCTGGGCCGTCGCCCGCTCGTTCGAGGCCTTCGTGCTGGCCGCCGTCCTCAATGCGGTGGTCCGCATCGCCAGCGTCTCCTGGAGCCTGCTCACCATCGAGGACGTGGAGCAGTCGCAGCGGGCGCGGGTCCTGGGCATCCTGAACCTGATCGTGGCGGGCTGCGGCCTCCTGACCCCGCTGATCGGGCTGCCGATGTCGCGCTACGGGGTCGTGCCGACCATGAGCGTGTTCTACGCCCTGGGCGGCGTGGGCATGACGGTAATGTTCCTGTGGCGCAACGCCATCACGCAGGAGACCCAGGTGGGCCAGGCCGCGATTCAGGAACACCGCGAGCTGCACCCCTGGCAGAGCGTGAGCCTCACGCTGCGGCAGGTCCTCGCCATGCGCCAGCATCCGGGGCTGCCCGCCGTGGTGGCCTTTTACACGCTCAGCGTCTTTCTGGAGCAGTTGGGGCTGTTTCAGATTCTCTTCTACCGGGAGGCGCTGGGCTTCAGCGTGGGGGCGCTGTCGTGGGTACCGGTGGCGACGGCCGCCGTGACCGCGCTGATGTACGGGCTGGTGCTGCGGCGCCTGGCCGGAGTGCCCGCCGAGCGGACCCTGGTCGGCACGCGGGTGCTGGGGCTGGTCGGCGCGGCCCTGGTGCTGCTGATTCCCGCCGGGAACCTGGCGGTCCTGCTGGGAGTGGTCTGCGTGCTCTCGGCCGCAACCTTCCTGACGCAGACCTACCGGGACGCGGTGCTGTTCGGCCGCCTGCCGCAGCGCGGGGGGGCAGACCTGTACTCGGGCGTGCAGCTCCTGAGCCTGCTGCTGTCCATCCCGGCCGCGGGCCTCGGGGGCCTGCTGTACCACGGGCAGCCCCGGGTGCTGTTCGAGGTGATTGCCCTGCTCAACGTGGGGCTGCTGCTGCTCGCCATGGGGCTGGCCCGGACCCGGACCGCCACTGCCGGGTAA